The genomic stretch ACCGCCCAGGCGGCGCCACGGACCGCCCAGGCGGCACCGCGGACCGCCCAGGCGGCACCGCGGACCGCCCAGGCGGCGCCGCGGACCACGCTGCCCGAGGCGGGACGGCTGATCGGCGTGGAGCCCGCCCGGCTGCGGACCGACCCTTCCGCCAACATCCGCGCCGGCGCGGCCCTGCTCGCCTCCTACCAGAACCGCCCCAGCACCGACCCGTCCGACTGGTACGGCGCGATCGCCCGGTACTCGGGAGCGCAGGACTCGATGGCGGCACGGGAGTTCGCCGACGAGGTGTTCGCGGTGATCCGGGAGGGGATGCAGCGCCGCACCGACGATGGGCACGTGGTGCGGCTGGACCCCGTGCCGAGCCTGCGCGCCGGCATGGAGAGCAAGTCCTCCGCCGACGACCCCCAGCCGGCGGAGGGCACCGCCCCACCGGCAGGGATCATCACCCAGGCAGCGGAAGCCACCGCCCCACCGGCGGCGGGCACCACCCAACCGGCAGCGGACACCGCCCCACCGGCGGCGGGCACCACCCATCCGGCAGAAGTCGGCACCCAGCAGGTAGGAGGCGTCGCCCCGGCCGGCGGCGTCGCCGGTGCGCAGCCCTCCGCGGAGGGACAGGTCTACGGCGTCGACGGGCAGGCCGTCCCTGGTGAGAACGGCCCGGGTGACGGGCTGCCGTCCACGAACAGCGCCCCCCTGTCCCAGGGCTGGTATGCCGAGGAGGCGGAGCCGCCGGTCGAAAGGGCCGCGACGACGGAGTGCCCGGCCTCCCTCGCCTGCGAATGGATGCCCGCCGCCTACCAGCGCTTCGGCAAGAAGAACAACAAGGACTACGGCAACCACGACCGCATGCTCCGCCCCCGGTCGGTCGACTACATCGTCATCCACGACACGGAAGGCACCTACCAGGGCATCCCCTCCATGATCGGCAACCCGAAGTACGTGAGCTGGCACTACACGATCCGCTCCCGTGACGGACATGTCGCCCAGCACGTGGCGACAAGGGACATCGCCTGGCATGCGGGCAACTGGGATGTCAACACCCGCTCCATCGGCATCGAGCACGAGGGATACCTGGCGAAGGGAGGAACCTGGTACACGGAGGCGATGTACCGGGCGTCCGCCAAGCTCGTCCGTTATCTGGCCGACAAGTACGGCATCCCGCTCGACCGCGCCCACATCCTGGGCCACGACAACGTCCCGGGCACCACCCCGAAGTCCGTCGCCGGCATGCACGCCGACCCCGGCCCGTACTGGGACTGGGCCCACTACTTCGAGCTGATGGGGAGACCGCTCACGGCCGTGAAGGGCGGCGACTCCGTCATGATCCGCCCGTCGTACGACTCGAACCGCCCTCGCTTCACCGGCTGCCTGGCCAGCAAGAGCGTCCCGGGCCTCGCCGCCAAGGCCGGCCAGGACTGCCCGCCGCACGGCGCCAGCACCGTCTGGCTGCATGCCGCGCCGAGCGCGAGCGCTCCGCTGGTCACCGACGTGGGCAAACACGGAGGCAAGCCCAGCTCGTACAGCGTGTACGACCACGCCGCCCGCGCCTCGACGGGCCAGCGCTTCGCCGTCGCCGAGCGGCGCGGCGACTGGACGGCCATCTGGTACCTGGGCCAGAAGGCGTGGTTCCACAACCCGGCAGCCAACCCCACCGCCGTCCCGGCCAAGGGCTCGCTGGTCACTCCGCTGAAGCCCAACACCAAGGTGTACGGTCGCGCATATCCCGAAAAGTCCGCCTATACAGCTGGCATTGCGTCGTATCAGCCCCTGACCCCGCTCCAGTACACGATCTCCCCCGGGCAGACGTACACGGTGGGCGACACGATCACCGGCTCCTATTACGCCGCCGGCGCGTTCCATCCGTCCAAACATGTCACCACCACCGGCAAGACCCGCTACCACCAGATCCAGCTGGGCCATCGGGTGATGTTCGTGATGACGAAAGACGTCCGCCTGATCCCTTGAATTTCGCCGTGCGAACCTTCGAGTGCGCACGGGCACTCCGCGGAGACGATATGGTTTTCCCGTGGCCCGGCGCACGTCGCCCGGGGTTCATGCGGAAGTGGCTCAGTGGTAGAGCATCACCTTGCCAAGGTGAGGGTCGCGGGTTCGAATCCCGTCTTCCGCTCGGAGCGAGACTCCTGGTGGAGTGGCCGAGAGGCGAGGCAGCGGCCTGCAAAGCCGTCTACACGGGTTCAAATCCCGTCTCCACCTCGGCGAACGGCGGACCCTCCAGGATCCGCTAAAGTAAAGAGCAACGCCATGCGGAAGTGGCTCAGTGGTAGAGCATCACCTTGCCAAGGTGAGGGTCGCGGGTTCGAATCCCGTCTTCCGCTCTGAGTTCTAACTCAATACGGACGATTAGCTCAGCGGGAGAGCGCTTCCCTGACACGGAAGAGGTCACTGGTTCAATCCCAGTATCGTCCACCACCAAAGGGCCCCAGCTCACGGCACATGCCGGGAGTCTGGGGCTTCTTGTTGTTCGAGGTTGAGCACGTTCCGCTCGGAGGAGGCGACGATGCCACGC from Nonomuraea polychroma encodes the following:
- a CDS encoding N-acetylmuramoyl-L-alanine amidase, which translates into the protein MQILLAAILAAGVLAAPGKDLASGRQHDFMAAAREFGVPVSVLLGVSYLGSRWDTHGGSPSTAGGYGPMHLVDAIPAGSSVIGDALGDARGDDARPMPPRPATVPPSTALRTAQAAPRTTQAAPRTAQAAPRTAQAAPRTAQAAPRTAQAAPRTTLPEAGRLIGVEPARLRTDPSANIRAGAALLASYQNRPSTDPSDWYGAIARYSGAQDSMAAREFADEVFAVIREGMQRRTDDGHVVRLDPVPSLRAGMESKSSADDPQPAEGTAPPAGIITQAAEATAPPAAGTTQPAADTAPPAAGTTHPAEVGTQQVGGVAPAGGVAGAQPSAEGQVYGVDGQAVPGENGPGDGLPSTNSAPLSQGWYAEEAEPPVERAATTECPASLACEWMPAAYQRFGKKNNKDYGNHDRMLRPRSVDYIVIHDTEGTYQGIPSMIGNPKYVSWHYTIRSRDGHVAQHVATRDIAWHAGNWDVNTRSIGIEHEGYLAKGGTWYTEAMYRASAKLVRYLADKYGIPLDRAHILGHDNVPGTTPKSVAGMHADPGPYWDWAHYFELMGRPLTAVKGGDSVMIRPSYDSNRPRFTGCLASKSVPGLAAKAGQDCPPHGASTVWLHAAPSASAPLVTDVGKHGGKPSSYSVYDHAARASTGQRFAVAERRGDWTAIWYLGQKAWFHNPAANPTAVPAKGSLVTPLKPNTKVYGRAYPEKSAYTAGIASYQPLTPLQYTISPGQTYTVGDTITGSYYAAGAFHPSKHVTTTGKTRYHQIQLGHRVMFVMTKDVRLIP